Proteins from a genomic interval of Bacteroidota bacterium:
- a CDS encoding HNH endonuclease, producing MMKEQWKEFPLGYKSKFRYAVSNHGQLCSFTDDISHGQILKCGTVKDYKIFRYKILRGQTAIYKHIFIHKLVATVFLPDNSDKQIYVLHLDYDKSNNRLDNLQWATEKEMREHHKKNPAVVRGHLRTVERIRQSGKGHKLTATKVQFLKKKLLDPNYKTSMKILARQFGVSQMAL from the coding sequence ATGATGAAAGAACAATGGAAAGAATTTCCGCTCGGTTACAAATCTAAATTCCGCTACGCTGTTTCCAACCATGGACAGTTGTGCAGTTTCACAGATGACATCAGCCATGGACAGATTTTAAAATGTGGTACGGTGAAGGATTACAAAATCTTCCGCTACAAGATTCTCCGTGGACAGACAGCCATTTACAAACATATTTTCATACACAAACTCGTGGCGACAGTTTTTCTTCCCGACAATTCCGATAAACAAATTTACGTTCTGCACCTGGACTATGACAAAAGCAACAATCGCTTAGACAACTTGCAATGGGCGACAGAAAAGGAAATGAGAGAACATCATAAAAAGAATCCAGCAGTTGTGCGCGGGCATCTGCGGACAGTTGAGCGTATAAGACAGTCAGGCAAAGGACATAAACTTACAGCGACAAAAGTTCAATTTCTTAAAAAGAAACTTCTTGACCCAAACTACAAGACAAGTATGAAAATTCTCGCAAGACAATTTGGTGTTTCACAAATGGCGCT